The sequence TCGGGCAGGGTGTCTGCCAGCTTCCGGTTCCGCCAACCGTACTTGCGGCTGCGCACCGTGCGCTGGACAATGGCATCAACCGCTACACAAGCCCCTACGGTCTTATCTCGCTCCGCAAAGCTATCGCCAAAAAACTAAAAAACCATAACGGCATTACGGCCAACCCCGAAACCGAAATCGCCATTACAAATGGAACAACCGGCGCCTTCGAAGGAATCTGCGCGACATTTCTCAATCCCGGCGATGCCGTAGTGAGCTTTTCGCCATATTATCCGTATTATGATAACGCGCTTCGCCGCTACCAAGCCGAGACCCGCTATGTCGAATTATCAGAGCCGGACTGGGATATCAATTGGGAACAACTCGATCGCTACCTCACACCTGACGTAAAATTCATTCTTCTCAATACTCCGGGCAATCCGAACGGCAAAGTCTTCTCTCAAGAAGAACTCACTCGAATTGGAAAACTGTGCAAAGACCGGGATGTATTGATGGTCACTGATGAGATTTATGAATACATGACCTATGATGGCCGCTCGCACACATCGCCCGGCTCCCTGCCCGATCTCAAAGACAATACGATAACGATGGGTGGCTACTCCAAAACGTTTGCCATCACCGGCTGGCGGATTGGCTATCTTGTCGCTCCCCCGA is a genomic window of Candidatus Zixiibacteriota bacterium containing:
- a CDS encoding pyridoxal phosphate-dependent aminotransferase, which translates into the protein MISTKKIGFSDQVSSIQTPSLRKITLRVMAVNGINLGQGVCQLPVPPTVLAAAHRALDNGINRYTSPYGLISLRKAIAKKLKNHNGITANPETEIAITNGTTGAFEGICATFLNPGDAVVSFSPYYPYYDNALRRYQAETRYVELSEPDWDINWEQLDRYLTPDVKFILLNTPGNPNGKVFSQEELTRIGKLCKDRDVLMVTDEIYEYMTYDGRSHTSPGSLPDLKDNTITMGGYSKTFAITGWRIGYLVAPPRIMEKLIALVDNIYVCAPAPLQQGVADAIDTLPDSFYSDLNAMYLKKRDTFCAALEELGLDVMRPQGAYYAMADFRNMFPKLDSKAFVDRMIEKTRVGAVPADDFVSDPENHRWVRFCFAVPDEDLAKAAQMLRALRD